One Candidatus Binataceae bacterium DNA window includes the following coding sequences:
- the trmD gene encoding tRNA (guanosine(37)-N1)-methyltransferase TrmD: MEFHVITLFPELFAAANWPGMVGRALKAGLLTIEAHALRDHGLGNHRQVDDTPYGGGSGMVLRPEPLFAAIESVLDAHPGLWRVLLTPQGEPLDQSIVRELGARRPGLLLIAGRYEGVDERVRSAVDQEISIGDYVLSGGELPAMVLTEAVARLVPGVLGNPESLEEESFADGLLEYPHYTRPEEFRGMRVPEVLLSGDHQKIRAWREAEALKRTARRRPDLLKRRRP, translated from the coding sequence ATGGAATTCCACGTCATCACGCTCTTCCCGGAACTGTTCGCCGCCGCCAACTGGCCCGGGATGGTCGGACGCGCGCTCAAGGCCGGCCTGCTTACGATCGAGGCCCATGCGCTTCGCGATCACGGGCTCGGCAATCATCGGCAGGTCGACGATACGCCATACGGCGGCGGGAGCGGAATGGTGCTGCGGCCGGAGCCGCTTTTCGCCGCGATCGAAAGCGTGCTCGATGCGCATCCGGGACTATGGCGCGTGCTGCTGACGCCGCAGGGCGAGCCGCTCGACCAATCGATAGTGCGCGAGCTCGGCGCGCGCCGGCCGGGGCTGCTGCTGATCGCAGGACGCTACGAGGGCGTCGACGAACGCGTGCGCAGCGCGGTCGACCAGGAAATCTCGATTGGCGACTACGTGCTGAGCGGCGGCGAATTGCCCGCGATGGTGCTGACCGAGGCGGTTGCCCGCCTGGTGCCGGGCGTGCTCGGCAATCCCGAGTCGCTCGAGGAAGAGTCGTTCGCCGACGGCCTGCTCGAATATCCTCACTACACGCGCCCCGAGGAGTTTCGCGGGATGCGCGTGCCCGAGGTGCTGCTGAGCGGCGACCATCAGAAGATTCGCGCGTGGCGCGAGGCCGAAGCGCTCAAGCGCACCGCACGCCGGCGCCCCGACCTGCTCAAACGCCGCCGCCCCTGA
- the rpsP gene encoding 30S ribosomal protein S16 — protein sequence MALVIRLRRHGSRKRPFYRIVVADSRSPRDGRCVAEIGTYDPSFDPPKVSLKKDQAERWMGSGATPSPTVRKLMVQAASTA from the coding sequence ATGGCACTTGTGATCCGCTTGCGCCGTCATGGCAGCCGCAAGAGACCCTTCTACCGTATCGTGGTTGCGGACAGCCGCTCGCCGCGTGACGGCCGCTGTGTTGCCGAGATCGGCACCTATGACCCGTCTTTCGATCCGCCCAAGGTCTCACTGAAGAAGGACCAGGCCGAACGATGGATGGGCTCCGGCGCAACGCCTTCCCCGACGGTAAGGAAGCTCATGGTGCAAGCAGCCAGCACTGCCTAA
- a CDS encoding magnesium chelatase domain-containing protein, with amino-acid sequence MSASVLSSALAGVDAFPVEVEVDISGGMPQLKTVGLAEGAVRESQERVKAAIRNSGYEFPNRKMSINLAPADTRKEGSWFDLPIALAILAAAAARSTPNGCAAI; translated from the coding sequence GTGTCAGCCAGCGTTCTCTCAAGCGCGCTTGCCGGGGTGGACGCGTTCCCGGTCGAAGTCGAGGTCGACATCTCGGGCGGGATGCCGCAGCTCAAAACCGTCGGCCTCGCCGAGGGCGCGGTGCGCGAGTCGCAGGAACGGGTCAAGGCGGCGATCAGAAATTCCGGTTACGAGTTTCCCAACCGCAAGATGTCGATCAATCTCGCGCCCGCCGACACCCGCAAGGAAGGCTCGTGGTTCGATCTCCCGATCGCGCTCGCGATTCTGGCCGCCGCCGCGGCGCGCTCAACACCGAACGGATGCGCAGCCATCTGA
- a CDS encoding YCF48-related protein: MALEDLDDRFAAAVRVALAASRGSGDEEDGAPSSAECPSADAIASYYEYALSRVERARLEDHFSGCARCQGTLAALLRAAPTLDSTSEAGAFAAAAARRAAAESPGDRQRWFQISLAWRIAGVSAAVTAMLAVGVVAGMRVYQKTYGRKSEQVAAMSPAPARPHRHKAHPGSSPPSDAELALNDNTLDKKSLTRAQAAAPKTGHAPAAAALSPPLAADKTNGRMAGSVVGGIAGTTPQSTAQQSSNASSAGEAPQQETLSAAPPTDNNRNGVGSEAAAQAAAALGALAVTPLPPAATSGTSAPAPAAVPPATPPTSAAVQPSAGKDAAAVAASTIAAAGTAAIVADKASATPASESAAKAAAQSAAAGLPASGANAPALKTGQQAPKQLTQDQLAQQELAKAQLAKAQHAAELARQEEAARQVEAARQAETARQAKAAQEAEAKRQAQAAQQADAARKAKAAQEAQAARQAEAARKAELARRAEVARKAEQAQRDADLKRRMDEARREAQAKSALASSAPATEAAPQSTAMLRAENLPPQPRPQPSVGNTRAGNEIAMAERPAVIAPAAARIAPGIPVAPHAVLVSSADHSAFWSLQSDGVIYGTHDRKSWAPQYTGVQAELLAGVAPSNTVCWAVGRKGVILQTTDGTHWTQISSPTTSDVIGITAPGKDVATIFTASGATYSTFDGGSNWQKVN, from the coding sequence TTGGCTCTCGAAGATTTAGACGATCGGTTTGCGGCCGCGGTAAGGGTCGCCCTTGCCGCCTCGCGCGGCTCCGGCGACGAGGAGGACGGCGCCCCCTCAAGCGCCGAGTGCCCCTCCGCCGACGCGATCGCGTCGTACTACGAATACGCGCTCAGCCGGGTCGAACGCGCGCGCCTGGAGGACCACTTCTCCGGGTGCGCGAGATGCCAGGGCACGCTCGCCGCGCTGCTGCGCGCGGCGCCGACGCTCGATAGCACTTCCGAGGCGGGCGCCTTCGCTGCCGCCGCAGCACGCAGAGCGGCGGCCGAGTCGCCAGGCGACCGCCAGCGATGGTTCCAAATCAGCCTCGCATGGCGGATCGCCGGAGTCTCCGCGGCGGTCACCGCTATGCTCGCGGTTGGCGTGGTCGCCGGGATGCGCGTCTACCAGAAGACCTACGGGCGCAAGAGCGAGCAGGTAGCCGCCATGAGCCCGGCGCCCGCGCGGCCTCATCGTCACAAGGCGCATCCAGGGTCTTCACCGCCGAGCGACGCCGAGTTGGCGCTCAATGACAACACGCTGGATAAAAAATCGCTGACCCGCGCCCAGGCGGCCGCGCCAAAGACGGGGCACGCTCCCGCGGCGGCAGCACTAAGTCCCCCGCTCGCGGCAGATAAAACGAATGGGCGGATGGCCGGCAGCGTCGTCGGCGGCATCGCCGGAACAACACCGCAATCGACGGCGCAGCAGTCTTCCAACGCGTCCTCAGCCGGCGAAGCGCCGCAACAGGAAACTCTGTCGGCAGCGCCGCCGACGGACAATAACCGCAATGGAGTCGGCTCCGAAGCGGCCGCGCAAGCGGCCGCCGCGCTCGGCGCGCTCGCCGTAACGCCCCTGCCGCCCGCGGCAACGTCTGGGACCTCCGCGCCTGCGCCCGCTGCGGTCCCGCCTGCGACACCCCCGACATCGGCCGCGGTGCAACCATCGGCGGGCAAGGACGCCGCGGCCGTCGCCGCCAGCACAATCGCCGCGGCCGGAACGGCGGCAATAGTTGCGGACAAGGCATCGGCGACGCCTGCTTCCGAGTCTGCCGCAAAGGCCGCGGCTCAAAGCGCCGCGGCGGGACTCCCGGCCAGTGGCGCCAATGCCCCGGCGCTAAAGACAGGGCAGCAAGCGCCGAAACAGCTCACGCAGGATCAGCTGGCGCAACAGGAACTGGCAAAGGCGCAACTCGCCAAGGCGCAGCACGCCGCAGAACTGGCCCGGCAGGAAGAGGCGGCGCGTCAGGTCGAAGCGGCGCGGCAAGCGGAAACTGCACGACAGGCGAAAGCGGCACAAGAGGCGGAAGCCAAGCGGCAGGCGCAAGCCGCCCAGCAGGCCGATGCGGCTCGGAAAGCAAAAGCGGCACAGGAGGCGCAGGCTGCCCGTCAGGCCGAAGCCGCCAGGAAAGCTGAGCTGGCGCGGCGCGCGGAAGTTGCGCGCAAGGCGGAGCAGGCGCAACGCGACGCCGATCTGAAGCGCCGGATGGACGAGGCGCGGCGCGAGGCGCAGGCCAAATCGGCTCTCGCGTCCTCGGCCCCCGCAACCGAAGCGGCGCCGCAATCGACGGCTATGCTGCGAGCTGAAAACCTGCCCCCGCAGCCGCGGCCGCAACCGTCGGTAGGCAACACCCGCGCGGGTAATGAAATCGCGATGGCCGAGCGCCCTGCGGTTATTGCACCTGCGGCCGCAAGAATCGCTCCCGGCATCCCGGTCGCACCGCACGCCGTCCTGGTTTCGTCGGCGGATCATTCCGCTTTCTGGTCGTTGCAGAGCGACGGGGTTATTTATGGAACCCACGATCGCAAGAGCTGGGCTCCGCAATACACCGGCGTGCAGGCGGAATTGCTCGCGGGTGTCGCGCCCTCGAACACGGTATGCTGGGCGGTCGGGCGCAAGGGCGTGATCCTGCAAACCACCGACGGCACGCATTGGACGCAGATCAGCTCGCCGACCACCTCGGACGTGATCGGAATCACCGCCCCCGGCAAGGACGTCGCGACTATCTTTACCGCAAGCGGCGCGACCTACAGCACCTTCGACGGCGGCAGCAACTGGCAGAAGGTCAACTGA
- the ffh gene encoding signal recognition particle protein: MFDTLSDRLEGVFKRLRGQGRVTERNIEEALREVRLALLEADVNIRVVRDFIDHVKHKALGQEVMASLTPEQHFIRFVAIELREMMGGSTRELDLKVKPPVKIMMVGLQGSGKTTSSAKLARFLKDERKRHPLLVSTDVRRPAAMEQLRVLGAQIGVAVLETRETEDPIEIGSRALARAETAGYDAIIFDTAGRLQIDEELMDELARLRTAVQPHQILLVADAMTGQDAVNVAQGFHDQLKISGVVLTKLDSDARGGAALSVRAVTGAPILFAGTGEKLAALEVFHPDRLASRILGMGDVLTLIEKAQQSYDQTKAKELERKFKKNEFTISDFAEQLRTLRKMGSLGDLLGMIPGLKKIAGQADSEEARRELMRIQAIIDSMTVQERNNHLVLNGRRRARIAAGSGTSVQDVNRFVKQFEQTRKMMKKFTKGSALGMMRGLGIGS; this comes from the coding sequence ATGTTTGACACGTTAAGCGATCGCCTCGAAGGAGTCTTCAAGAGACTCAGAGGCCAGGGCCGGGTCACCGAGCGCAATATCGAAGAAGCGCTGCGCGAGGTCCGGCTCGCGCTGCTCGAGGCCGACGTCAATATCCGCGTCGTCCGCGATTTCATCGATCACGTCAAGCACAAGGCGCTCGGCCAGGAAGTGATGGCGTCGCTGACGCCCGAGCAGCACTTCATTCGCTTCGTCGCGATCGAACTGCGCGAGATGATGGGCGGCAGCACCCGCGAGCTCGACCTCAAGGTCAAGCCGCCGGTCAAAATCATGATGGTCGGGCTGCAGGGCTCGGGCAAAACCACTTCCTCGGCGAAGCTCGCGCGCTTTCTCAAGGACGAGCGCAAGCGTCATCCGCTGCTGGTCTCGACCGACGTCAGGCGGCCGGCCGCGATGGAGCAGTTGCGTGTGCTCGGCGCGCAGATTGGAGTTGCGGTACTGGAGACGCGCGAGACTGAAGACCCGATCGAAATCGGCAGCCGCGCGCTCGCCCGCGCCGAAACCGCCGGTTACGACGCCATCATCTTCGATACCGCGGGCCGCCTGCAGATCGACGAGGAGCTGATGGACGAGCTCGCGCGCCTGCGCACCGCCGTCCAGCCGCATCAGATCCTGCTCGTCGCCGACGCGATGACCGGGCAGGACGCGGTCAACGTCGCGCAGGGCTTTCACGATCAGCTCAAGATTTCCGGCGTGGTCCTGACCAAGCTCGACAGCGACGCGCGCGGCGGCGCCGCGCTCTCGGTGCGCGCGGTCACCGGCGCGCCGATCCTGTTCGCCGGCACCGGCGAAAAGCTCGCGGCGCTCGAGGTTTTCCATCCCGACCGCCTCGCCTCGCGCATTCTTGGAATGGGCGACGTGCTCACGCTGATCGAGAAGGCGCAGCAGAGCTACGACCAGACCAAGGCGAAGGAACTCGAGCGCAAGTTCAAGAAGAACGAATTCACCATCAGCGACTTTGCCGAGCAGCTGAGGACGCTGCGCAAGATGGGTTCGCTCGGCGATCTGCTGGGGATGATTCCGGGACTGAAAAAAATCGCCGGCCAGGCCGATTCCGAGGAAGCCCGGCGCGAGCTGATGCGGATCCAGGCGATCATCGACTCGATGACCGTGCAGGAGCGCAACAACCACCTGGTGCTGAACGGGCGGCGCCGCGCGCGCATCGCCGCCGGCAGCGGAACCTCGGTCCAGGACGTCAACCGCTTTGTCAAACAGTTCGAACAGACCCGCAAAATGATGAAAAAGTTCACCAAGGGGTCGGCCCTGGGCATGATGCGCGGCCTGGGCATTGGGAGCTAG
- the rimM gene encoding ribosome maturation factor RimM (Essential for efficient processing of 16S rRNA), whose amino-acid sequence MANRRARLLDDRRSAPVGAAGAKRERPLARATADGMLRVGYAAGSHGLHGAIRVRTDDPASTTLGAVARLFVETAGGARREFKILGTSALSAGNHRVMLEGIVDADAAEALRGGAVMVAVADLPPPGEGEFYYFQLAGAEVILTDGRRLGTIEDIIATGAHDVWVVRDGEREVLVPVISDVVKAMDLEARRVTIEAVPGLLD is encoded by the coding sequence ATGGCCAATCGCCGAGCGCGCCTGCTAGACGACCGGCGCTCCGCGCCGGTCGGGGCCGCGGGCGCCAAGCGCGAGCGTCCGCTCGCGCGCGCGACCGCCGACGGGATGTTGCGTGTCGGCTATGCAGCCGGCAGCCACGGCCTGCACGGCGCGATCCGCGTGCGCACGGACGACCCTGCTTCGACCACGCTCGGTGCGGTCGCGCGGCTGTTTGTCGAAACCGCGGGCGGCGCACGGCGCGAATTCAAAATCCTGGGCACGAGCGCGCTCAGCGCCGGCAATCATAGGGTCATGCTCGAGGGTATCGTCGATGCGGACGCGGCCGAGGCACTCCGCGGGGGCGCCGTGATGGTCGCCGTCGCCGACCTGCCGCCGCCTGGCGAGGGCGAGTTCTATTACTTCCAGCTCGCCGGCGCGGAAGTGATCCTGACCGACGGGCGGCGCCTCGGCACGATCGAGGACATCATCGCGACCGGCGCGCACGACGTATGGGTGGTCCGCGACGGCGAGCGCGAAGTGCTGGTGCCGGTCATCAGCGACGTGGTCAAGGCGATGGATCTCGAGGCGCGGCGAGTTACGATCGAAGCGGTACCGGGACTCCTGGACTAG
- a CDS encoding KH domain-containing protein: protein MKELVQFLAQQLVNNPDAVEVKETQGDTASVLELRVAKEDLGRVIGKQGRTAKSIRTILNAVASRTNRKVVLEIIEDK from the coding sequence ATGAAGGAGCTTGTACAGTTCCTGGCGCAGCAATTGGTCAACAACCCCGATGCGGTAGAGGTCAAGGAGACCCAGGGCGATACTGCCTCGGTGCTTGAGCTGCGAGTGGCGAAGGAAGACCTGGGCCGTGTGATCGGCAAGCAGGGGCGCACGGCTAAATCGATCCGGACGATATTGAACGCCGTGGCCTCGCGGACCAATCGCAAGGTCGTCCTTGAAATCATAGAAGACAAGTAG
- a CDS encoding YifB family Mg chelatase-like AAA ATPase, with protein sequence MRSHLIQGELALDGRIKGIRGALPSALLARAKHYAGIILPRENAAEASVASNGTAVLGVETLREAVDFLEGLRELEPYSSNVDDLFVAASCYDVDFSEVRGQEQAKRALEVAAAGGHNVLMVGPPGSGKTMLAKRLPTILPATTFDEAIETSKVHSVAGLMDGRALIATRPFRAPHHTISDAGLIGGGTVPRPGEVSLAHNGVLFLDELPEFRKNVIEVLRQPLEDHRITIARVMGTMTFPASVMLVAAMNPCPCGFFTDSQRECTCAPLMIQRYRSRISGPLLDRIDIHVEVPAVKYRELTARTPGETSAAIRERVNAARGVQLARYAGTRIFCNAQMGARELHQHCQVEAAGERLLELAINRLGLSARANTRILKVARTCADLDGGKPIEARHVSEAIRYRSLDRPAA encoded by the coding sequence ATGCGCAGCCATCTGATCCAGGGCGAGCTTGCGCTCGACGGCCGGATCAAGGGAATCCGCGGCGCATTGCCGAGCGCGCTGCTGGCGCGCGCAAAACATTACGCCGGCATCATCCTGCCGCGCGAAAACGCCGCCGAGGCCTCGGTCGCCAGCAACGGCACGGCGGTGCTGGGAGTCGAAACGCTCCGCGAGGCGGTCGATTTCCTCGAGGGACTGCGCGAGCTCGAGCCCTACTCCTCCAACGTCGACGACCTGTTCGTCGCGGCAAGCTGCTACGACGTCGACTTCAGCGAGGTGCGCGGGCAGGAGCAGGCCAAGCGCGCCCTCGAGGTCGCCGCCGCCGGCGGCCATAACGTCCTGATGGTCGGGCCACCGGGGTCGGGCAAGACGATGCTGGCCAAGCGGCTGCCGACGATCCTGCCAGCCACGACCTTCGACGAGGCGATCGAAACCTCCAAGGTGCACAGCGTGGCGGGCCTGATGGACGGTCGGGCGCTAATCGCGACGCGGCCTTTCCGCGCCCCGCATCACACCATCTCCGACGCCGGTCTGATTGGCGGCGGCACGGTGCCGCGCCCGGGCGAAGTCAGCCTCGCGCACAACGGCGTGCTCTTCCTCGACGAACTGCCCGAGTTTCGCAAGAACGTGATCGAGGTCCTGCGCCAGCCGCTCGAGGACCATCGCATCACCATCGCGCGGGTCATGGGCACGATGACGTTTCCGGCGAGCGTGATGCTGGTCGCCGCGATGAATCCCTGCCCGTGCGGCTTTTTCACCGACAGCCAGCGCGAATGCACCTGCGCGCCGCTGATGATTCAGCGCTACCGATCGCGCATCTCGGGCCCGCTGCTCGACCGGATCGACATCCACGTCGAGGTTCCCGCGGTCAAGTATCGCGAGTTGACCGCGCGCACTCCGGGCGAGACCTCGGCGGCGATTCGCGAACGGGTCAACGCCGCCCGCGGGGTGCAGCTCGCGCGCTACGCGGGCACGCGGATCTTCTGCAATGCGCAGATGGGCGCGCGCGAGCTGCATCAGCATTGCCAGGTCGAGGCCGCGGGCGAGCGGTTGCTCGAGCTCGCGATCAACCGGCTGGGGCTGAGCGCGCGCGCCAACACGCGCATCCTGAAGGTCGCGCGGACCTGCGCCGACCTCGACGGCGGCAAACCGATCGAGGCGCGCCACGTAAGCGAGGCGATCCGGTACCGTTCGCTCGACCGTCCCGCCGCCTAG
- a CDS encoding sigma-70 family RNA polymerase sigma factor — MPTDPLAEFLISHAQAILRLHRRGSADAFGLSPADLGTALYRSVHSWNADAQPAAIDEYLDALRADDLVLACACANGDERAWEGFIEKYRPVLYAAAHTLTRDEAAARELADSLWADLYGANPRSEERRSLLAYYGGRSALATWLHAVLARRFVDLTRLAARTRPLESRPNEPATEGDPSDPDRARYVSALSMALSEALAALEPRDRLRLGYYYLESLTLREIARVLNEHPSSVSRRLQQTRSELKRRVERWLRREQHLSEEQIRLCYDYASEQWPFDLGRALSESK; from the coding sequence ATGCCGACTGATCCGCTAGCCGAATTCCTGATCTCGCACGCCCAGGCGATCCTGCGCCTGCATCGGCGCGGCAGCGCCGATGCCTTCGGGCTCAGCCCGGCCGACCTCGGCACGGCGCTCTACCGCAGCGTGCACTCCTGGAATGCCGACGCCCAGCCGGCCGCGATCGACGAATACCTCGATGCGCTGCGCGCCGACGACCTGGTGCTCGCGTGCGCCTGCGCCAATGGCGACGAGCGCGCGTGGGAGGGCTTCATCGAAAAGTACCGACCCGTGCTCTATGCCGCGGCGCATACGCTTACCCGCGACGAGGCCGCGGCGCGTGAGCTTGCTGATTCGCTGTGGGCGGACCTCTACGGCGCCAACCCGCGCTCAGAGGAGCGCCGCTCGCTGCTGGCTTACTATGGCGGGCGCAGCGCGCTCGCGACCTGGCTGCACGCGGTGCTGGCGCGCCGCTTCGTTGATTTGACGCGCCTGGCAGCCCGGACCAGGCCGCTGGAGAGCCGTCCGAACGAGCCTGCGACGGAGGGAGATCCGTCTGACCCCGATCGCGCCCGCTACGTGAGCGCGCTCAGCATGGCGCTCAGCGAGGCGCTCGCCGCGCTCGAGCCGCGCGACCGGCTGCGCCTAGGCTACTACTACCTGGAAAGCCTCACACTGAGAGAGATCGCCCGGGTCCTGAACGAGCATCCCTCCAGCGTGTCGCGCAGGCTGCAGCAGACCCGCAGCGAGCTCAAGCGGCGTGTGGAGAGATGGTTGCGCCGCGAGCAGCATTTGAGCGAAGAACAAATCCGCCTGTGTTATGATTACGCATCGGAACAGTGGCCGTTCGACCTGGGACGCGCGCTTTCGGAGTCAAAATGA
- a CDS encoding DUF2330 domain-containing protein: protein MGPHAIAIADDSVPRLAPRFALFARARAIVTRDPRVLQIAFLGSLLLAGACFRDFCLRPAQIALTFAAALGAQRLFDRLTRKAAPTLLSATITALSLTLLLRADNLWAQPAAAALAIASKFLLRVRGRHLFNPANFGVAVALLTLPGAWVSPGQWGSDVALAGWLVVLGATVTSRARRADISWMFLGFYLGALAARVAWLGQRWAVWTHQLGSGALLLFAFFMISDPITTPSHPRGRAAHAALVAAIAYAWGFGLFRTNAVLWALFVAAPMVAVWDAIWPAPKFDWTSLHGRLNANEGINENAVINAGESIMAKEGIMANEGIMQTKTSPTDEVSMGRIVSANQPRSQTGLRRIAARLIASRLIASRFIGLRPAPRRAVMVLLAAAAALALWPPAEARAFCGFYVGRADAQLYNHASQVVMVRDGDRTVLSLMNDYQGEPEQFALVIPVPVVLQQGQIHIGNRELFQRIDSYSAPRLVEYYDPSPCALPMSEMNLQNHAAAVAGMAFDMAAARKDAKALGVTIEEQYTVGEYDIVILSATQSDGLETWLRQSGYNIPQGLNAALAPYIRQGMKFFVARVNLKEHQRTGLSYLRPIQFAFESPKFMLPIRLGMINANGPQDLIVYALSSEGRVETTNYRTVKMASGMDVPEFVQNKFDKFYQAAFDQQVKRDEMRTVFTEYVWNMSFCDPCAAPPLSRDELRQLGVFWLDDGPQAVPQPRMPMINPGTSRIFPIPAPGPAQVILTRLHVRYSADTFPEDLAFQQTQDQENFQARYVIRHPWTGSSDSCSAAPAYFAELRRRHEAEAATLADLTGWDLASVLREAGLSPEDRPQPWWRHLWNAGQN from the coding sequence ATGGGACCACACGCGATCGCTATTGCCGATGATTCGGTTCCCCGGCTAGCGCCGCGATTTGCGCTCTTCGCCCGCGCGCGGGCGATAGTTACGCGCGATCCGCGGGTTTTGCAGATCGCGTTTTTAGGCTCGCTCCTTCTGGCCGGCGCCTGCTTTCGCGACTTCTGCCTCCGTCCGGCGCAAATCGCGCTGACTTTCGCCGCCGCGCTTGGCGCGCAGCGATTGTTCGACCGGCTCACGCGCAAAGCCGCGCCGACCCTGCTCAGCGCCACGATCACGGCGCTTAGCCTCACGCTGCTTTTGCGCGCGGACAACCTGTGGGCGCAGCCTGCGGCCGCCGCGCTTGCGATAGCGTCGAAGTTCCTCCTGCGCGTACGCGGAAGGCATCTGTTCAACCCGGCCAATTTCGGCGTCGCGGTCGCGCTGTTGACCTTGCCAGGCGCATGGGTTTCGCCCGGCCAATGGGGCAGCGATGTCGCACTCGCGGGATGGCTGGTGGTGCTGGGCGCGACGGTTACGAGCCGCGCGCGTCGCGCGGACATAAGCTGGATGTTCCTCGGCTTCTACCTCGGCGCGCTGGCCGCGCGCGTCGCCTGGCTCGGCCAGCGATGGGCGGTCTGGACGCATCAGCTTGGCTCGGGCGCGCTGCTGCTATTCGCGTTCTTCATGATTTCCGATCCGATCACCACGCCGAGCCATCCGCGTGGCCGCGCCGCCCACGCCGCGCTGGTCGCGGCGATCGCCTACGCCTGGGGCTTCGGGCTCTTTCGCACCAATGCGGTGCTGTGGGCGCTCTTCGTCGCGGCTCCGATGGTCGCGGTGTGGGACGCGATCTGGCCGGCGCCCAAATTCGATTGGACGTCCTTGCACGGACGCCTCAATGCAAACGAGGGCATCAATGAAAACGCAGTGATCAATGCGGGCGAGAGCATCATGGCGAAAGAAGGCATCATGGCGAACGAGGGCATCATGCAAACGAAAACATCACCGACAGACGAGGTATCAATGGGCCGGATCGTATCCGCAAATCAGCCGCGGTCTCAAACGGGACTTCGACGTATCGCCGCAAGACTTATCGCATCAAGACTTATCGCATCAAGGTTTATCGGACTGAGACCGGCGCCGCGTAGGGCGGTGATGGTCCTGCTCGCGGCCGCGGCGGCGCTGGCGCTATGGCCACCGGCCGAGGCCAGGGCGTTCTGCGGCTTTTACGTCGGCCGCGCCGACGCGCAGCTTTACAATCATGCTTCGCAGGTCGTGATGGTGCGCGACGGCGATCGCACCGTGCTGAGCCTCATGAACGACTACCAGGGCGAACCCGAGCAATTCGCGCTGGTCATCCCGGTGCCGGTGGTCCTGCAGCAGGGGCAGATCCATATCGGAAACCGCGAGCTGTTCCAGCGAATCGACAGCTACAGCGCGCCGCGCCTCGTCGAATACTACGACCCCAGCCCGTGCGCGCTGCCGATGTCGGAGATGAACCTGCAAAACCACGCCGCGGCGGTGGCCGGGATGGCCTTCGACATGGCCGCCGCGCGCAAGGACGCCAAGGCGCTCGGCGTGACGATCGAGGAGCAGTACACGGTCGGCGAGTACGACATCGTGATTCTCTCGGCGACGCAATCGGACGGCCTCGAGACCTGGCTGCGCCAAAGCGGTTACAACATTCCGCAGGGGCTCAATGCCGCGCTCGCGCCTTACATCCGGCAGGGGATGAAGTTTTTCGTCGCGCGGGTCAATCTCAAGGAGCATCAGCGCACCGGGCTCAGCTACCTGCGCCCGATCCAGTTCGCCTTCGAGTCGCCGAAGTTCATGCTGCCGATTCGGCTGGGGATGATTAATGCGAACGGCCCGCAGGACCTGATCGTGTATGCGCTCTCGAGCGAGGGACGCGTCGAGACCACCAACTATCGCACGGTCAAGATGGCGAGCGGGATGGACGTGCCGGAGTTCGTGCAGAACAAGTTCGACAAGTTCTACCAGGCGGCGTTCGACCAGCAGGTCAAACGGGACGAGATGCGCACCGTGTTCACCGAATACGTGTGGAACATGTCGTTTTGCGATCCGTGCGCGGCGCCGCCGCTCAGCCGCGACGAACTGCGCCAGCTCGGCGTCTTCTGGCTCGACGACGGACCGCAAGCCGTGCCGCAACCGAGGATGCCGATGATCAACCCGGGGACGTCGCGGATTTTCCCGATCCCCGCGCCGGGCCCGGCACAAGTGATCCTGACCCGGCTGCACGTCCGCTATTCGGCCGATACCTTCCCCGAAGACCTCGCCTTCCAGCAGACGCAGGACCAGGAGAATTTCCAGGCCCGGTACGTGATCCGGCATCCATGGACCGGATCGTCCGACTCATGCTCGGCCGCGCCGGCCTACTTCGCGGAGCTCCGGCGCCGGCATGAAGCCGAGGCCGCCACGCTCGCCGATCTTACCGGATGGGACCTTGCGAGCGTGCTGCGGGAGGCGGGACTTAGTCCCGAAGATCGCCCGCAGCCATGGTGGCGGCATCTGTGGAATGCCGGACAGAACTGA